DNA from Camelus dromedarius isolate mCamDro1 chromosome X, mCamDro1.pat, whole genome shotgun sequence:
GCGCTGAACTACTTACATTTGCAGTGTTTTATGACTGTTTAAGTCACCATTATTTTTAGCTATTACAGCAGCCAGATATTTAGCTAATACATGTTCCATGTACCATATTCACACTGTAAGATGTTCCTCTAGTCCAGGACACATTGGGCAAAAAATCTCTTCTGCTCTATACACAGAGAGATTTTCTAAAAACACCAATGGCATCAAGCTATTTACCAGAAACtgtattttgcttttctatttacatattttggatctTTTCTTTATCCACACATTCATATCCAACCCATTTCTTATATCCACCAGAGtcatccagtttttaaaaaaacatacttaCTTATTCGTAAGGTTCCCTACTAATGACCACTTAGGCTGTTTTAACTTTTTCATACAGTACTGCAACGAACAGCTTTGCTCATATTGTTACGCATCTAATTAAGTATGCATCTGTGAGGGTATGGAAAACCACACAGAAAGGGAACTGCTCGGTCAAAAACTATGTGCATTAAAATTGACCTCCAGTGAATCTGCATTGTGTTCTCATAACTGGCATATGTTTAGCCATCCTCTAAACACTGGACGCTATCATAATTTTTGACTTTACCATCTGCTAGGTGAAGAGTCAAGTCTTTGTCTTGATTTCGACTTAATTATGAGTGAGCTtgtatatttttcatgtttattaaatagctatttgtatttcttaacatcttttatttatttatttatttattttttggggggaggtaattaagtttacttattgaggaggtactggggattgaacccagggcttcatgcatgctaagcatgcattatgccacttgagctatactcttcccctGTATTTCTTTTGTGTAAGAATTGCCTACTTCTATCCATTGTCAGTTtacattttttgactgggttgtctttttttaaaactaatttatatgtattattgGTTGTAATATATACATTGAGAAATTTGGTCTTGTTTAAGAGATATTATAACTTCTTCCCTCTAGCTTGTTGCTTGGCTTGGTTTATAGTTTTGCCTatatagacattttaaattttggtgcGGTCAAATGGTTCTTTTGTATTAAGCTTTTCCCAAGCATAATATTATAAAAGACACTCACCTGTGTTTTCTTGGCAGTTCAAGATTATAGATGACACCTGTTTTCTTGTACTGCTTTCAtagcatcattaaaaaaaattaaaacaaaaaaactaattcTTTCACCCACTGGAATTTAGTGAAACTAATTTAGGAATACAGCTATACCACACTGTCCCCCAACCCCGTGTCCCCCACCTCCTTCTGTTAGTCTCAATACAATTTCACAAAATAATCCATCCCCACTGAATAGATTTGCCACCATTACCATGTACTATATTCACCTTTCCCCTCAACTCCTCAGGATGGAACAATCCACTAGGACTGCCTAAAAGCTTGCACCTTCTTTCTCCATTATCAGGATACCACCATACAACCCTGACTTTTCCCATCCAAGCAACAGTTAGAGGGGCACACAGCAGCACTGATTCTTTGACTCTCTGGGAAGCCTCCTATCTGCTCAGGGATGCAACTGCTATCAGACCTCCCTGCTAGATTCCAGATTTGCCCATGGTGGCTAAGTGGCAATGGCCGtgcctttctttccttatttaaaCAACCTTTTGTTCATTAATGATTTATGTGTAAgtatactaaataaatatttgttacaatTCTTACTTTCtttagagcagggtttctcaacagtAGGACTACTGGCATTTGGGGCCAGGTAATTCTTTGTTATGGGGAACTGTCTTTTGCATTGTaaaatgtttagcagcatccctggcctctatccacCAGATGCCAGTGGCAACCCCCAACCTCATTTTCTCTATCTTCTAGCTATAGCATTTATATaggcaagcttttttttttctttctttagaacagctattttatttttgctttttctattaCAAGTGATGTACGTACCAAGTGTTAAAAGGTCAATACATACACAATATATTCTACAACTGAGCACCACTCTCTAGCTCAACAGGCAAAGAAATCATACTAAACAACAGCACCTGGCAGTATTTGGGGGCAATAAAAAGACGAAACTAGGTTTAAATTGACTATTACATCACACATCTAATATTCAATACTACATAATCCAAAGCAGCTAAAAGATAGTATGCAAAATGTGTCAATATCAAAGAATATAACCAAAATTAAGATAGCAAAAAGACTATATAACGTTTTTAAACAGTAAATACTTTAAGTATGCATGTAaccattcattcttttaaaaccaATCTGCAAAGTTATCAACCTCCAGAAAAACCGTATCAAGAATTACTAAACATATTCCTAAAAGTATAAACatgaacatttagaaaatacagaactttaaaaaaactgtaaGCAATATGTGAACTTCATATttaaaagaatgtgaagagaAGTCCCATTTTTCATACAGTTGTATAAAGAACTGTCTTTTGATGTGAGTGAGGTTCATGAATTATCCTCCTGTTGGGACCAAACATTACAAAAACACGTTTTTCAAACGGTATTTCAGAACAAGACAGAGCATCTTAACAGTATTATTTcatataaagaattatttttttaaccttttaattttacttttactaCTCTATCAAAACCTGACCCTTAGATGTataagaatcattaaaaaaaattctttcctagAAACATTATACgaaaaaggcatttttatttcCAATCACATTCCTGGAAGATGCTTTTTGAGCTTGAGCAGGGTCTTCTCTCCGTTTCACTGGCTCTTCTTATTCTTAACGTGTGTTAAGATATGAGACTTCAGGTTGGTTGACTGAGCAAACTTCCTATTGCAACAATCGAAGGGGCACACGAAGGGCTTCTCTCCCGTATGGATTCGCACGTGTGTACGCAAATTGAAATCTAGGGAAAAGCGTTTTCCGCAGCCTTCGAAGGTGCACTGaaaaggtttctctccagtatgcaCCAGTTGATGTCGTTTTAGTTTCGAGCTCTCAACAAAAGCTTTGCCACACTCTGCACATACGTGGACTCTGGGACCATGGGTGTGCAGATGTTTTCTCATTGCAGAGTTATCCCTGAACATCTTCATGCAGCCTTTGTGAGGGCAAGCTATTGTTCTCGGAGTCTCGTCTTTGGTATTTTGGGGCTTCATTCGAGTAAATTCTGCCAGTTGTTTGGGATCTGAGAAGTCGACGCCAGGGATTCCTTCAGGAGGAAGTTTCTTCTCGGTCATGTTCTCTGAAAAATTGGGAGCCGGGTGCTCCTCAGTCTGTCCAGTCTTAAGGTCTGTGTTATTGTTGGCAGACCACATGGTGACAGAGAACTCGCCCTCCAGGGTTTTGATCGACACCTGCTTCTGCTCCCACTTCTTGGTGACTACCTTGGAGCTGCTTGCCGCCTCGGCCTTGCTGCCGGCGCAACTCTTTTTACCGCTGGGCTTCTTGCCTTGGCTGCTGCGGGTCCGGCTGTGGCTGTGGGCCGAGGACGATGCAGAGGCTGCCAGGGAAGCCAAGGTCTGCTGGAAGGCGTCATCGTCGACCGGGATGAGTATCTGGTTCTCCACATTGCCGGCCTGCAGGTTATCGGACTCGAAATagcccaccacctcctcctgcgTTTGCACCATGATCATTTCCTGGTCGTGGTCCCCTGGGTTTGGGCTGCTGATAACGAGAGGCTGCAGCGCCATCAGAGGCAGCTGGTGGTGACCGCCGTGGACCCAACTGCCGCTGATATCCTCACACCCCTCGATCGATTCCAACGCCATGGTCTCCACAGGGATTGTCTCCACAGGGATGGTCTCCACAGGGATGGTCTCCACAGGGATAGTCTCCATATGGATCTGGCGCAGCTCCACAATATTTGTAGACATCTCCGAGTTTTCTGTGGTGATGTAGAAAGTGTCGTTTGAGGCCATGCTGACGGCTCTTCAGAGGCTCTGGCTACTGAGCAGCGACTGAGTGACCAGAAGGCCGTGGAAAAGAAAGGCTGTAGGAAAACCACGAGCTCCAGAGAAAGGTGCGGGCGGTTGTGGTGGTGGACGAGAAAGACGCGGAAGACGCGGAAGACGCGGGAAGACGCCGGAAGACGCCGCAGACAGACGCGGGTGTTTCTGGGTGCGCCTTGCGCATGCGCTTCTGGGCACCCTGCGCatgcgcccccccacccccgctgggGCGCCCTAGCCGAGCGCGCGCCCCGGTTCATGCGCCTGTGCAGGCGCGAGCCGCCCCGCCCCTGTGCACCTCTTCGCTCAGTGTGCCAAGCTATTGTTTTTTTGAAATCGGTAACCAGGCTCTACagaatttttctgtatttcatttacaTTGATTTTCTTGTCCTTCCCCTACCCGCCACCAGGTATAACAATATgtgggagggtggtgggggagCCTACTCCTTTCTAATGtttatgcttttttcttcttatgtaaTTACACTGACCCACATTTACATACCATTTAATAATAGTATCACTGATAGTGGGATTGCTTGTCTTGTCTTTTAATAGGAATGGTTCTAAGTGTCATACCATTAGGACGTATCCAGCCATTTCTACTTTTactacacatttttgttttttagccaTTAATGGAGGTTGAATTTTCTTAAATACTCATTTCAGTATCTGCTGAGAtgaggattttttccccctaagggcAACGTTTACCACATGCAAATAAGATTTCCTaatgttgagccatccttgcattGTTTAGATACATCAGctgtagaattttttttgtgCTTTACAAGATGCTTTATCAGTGTTacactggctttaaaaaaaaaatcttactttccTTCTCTACGTGACCTGGAAAGCTTGTACCaaattggaattaaaaagaaaaatcctttccTTCAAGATATGAAAGAATTCCACCTATGAACATTCTttaactttcttaatttctccttcttaatttcttaactttcttaatttctcctaATTACCCTGTTTAGaactttttttctgtctcctctgggATTAATTTAGGCTATTAAAAAATTATCCAGCTTTTTGAGAAGTTTTTGCAGAGATGAACAAAAAACacttttataattgttttaattttctctgtatcAGTTGTCATTCCCCAATCTGATTGCTAGTTCTGTCCGTAGATGCTTTCTCCATTGTTTAATCTTTTCTGTTCTTCAAAGAACTCTTGGATTTAACAgccctatttttcttttttctaatttattattttctgcctATACCCATACTAAATACATCATTGCCTACCTACTTTATAGTTCTTTTCTCACTTCTTCACTTGACTGCTTAActgatttatttcttatttcataaCAACAGCCTAAGACAGTGAATTTTCCTTTTAGCAAAACTTTACACATTATTTCACTACCATTTTTAAACATACTGAAATTATGGTTTTGAATCAAATTagtcaatttttataaatttcatgGACACTTGAAAAGAAATTATCATGGTAGAGGGTCCGACATAactactgatttttttatctTGCTAATTAGAGCTTCAATAAACTTTTTCATACCTATGTGCCATGTGTTGACAAATGAGAAGAGCCTCCTTTattacatttgtgtttttaacttgtactttttccatttttgttttgatgGCTTATTACTTCATTCAGTAAGAGACTCAACGATTACATTTTCATTGTGGATTACACTCCCTATGATTATTAACTGGCCTCATGTCTAATGTAATGCTTTAGTCATATTTTCATGATATGTTCtggtcattttaaaataattcatgttaaaaaaagaagaaactggagTGGAAATTATTTTGCTCTACTACTTCTGAGAGACTTACAAGCTGAATTTATCAACCAAAAGGTGAGGTATTTTCATTTGTGATAGAAGTACTTCCCATAAAACCACTAAACACACAGATTAACAAAGAAATTAAAGTCTGTTACCTGCACAAAATATCCTTAGCTGCTGGACTGGTGATATAAGTTGCAAATGAGTGGTGAACAGATCAACAAATGCTCCAGGATaaataatgaagagaaaaatcccaAAGCCATTAAATCGAACTTGTTCCCTAAGAAATCAtataagaaaaaggaatttacTACTAGTATtgcattttttcaaattaataatGCATGTAATCTTAAAACTTCCAACTGTAATTCAAATTCTGACTTAAAAAACAAGTCTCTCTGAACAGACAAAAAgtcatatatgatatatatttatttcattgtaattttatAATAGCATATAGATTTGGTTATCAGTGAAACTATATTTTGTAAAAAGGGGCACTCTGAAATAGACATAAAACTTCAAaatttttagaaactgacatgctgagaaaataatttgaaatcagtCACATATATGAAGAAATAGTTAATATCTCTATGAGCAACTAAATGAAAAACACTTTTATCGTTTACTCTGAATTATTTTCAGAGAAGGACACAGTAGAAAATAGAATTCAAGTAAATTATCtagatatttatatttgttttagcTATTATAAAGATAGAGGTTTATCTAAGTGTATGCCAGTTGAATGttaaaataagtacatttaaaaatgcataatgcTCAGATTGTCCTTGAGAGAactattcattctttaaaatggaattaCACTTAATAGCCTCGTAAGACCGAACAGCTACTCTAAAAAAAGCATCACCTAAATATACTGTGCTGTCAGTTAGCATTAAATATATAAGATGACTGTATAATTCACCTTTTCTTGGCAGTTGGGATTTTGTAAAAAATTACCCAAATTATTTCACAAACATATTGTGATTAAACTGTTAAAAACAATGCTTTGTATATGTAAAACCCTAAAAGCTGAAGTgctaaaaaagtgaaaacaaagatgaaagattaaaaaaaaaaagtagccgtCCACTTAAACCACCACACGGCAAACCTGTGTAACAGTATATGCTCTGTCAAGATGAGGGTTTATTGCCAGTCAATAGACTCTTGTTCATAAGCAACTGGAAAGTAATAAGAAGTGATTAAATCTTCTCCTCTAAAACCTTTTATCTGATCCACACACCCAAAGGATAAAACACATTCCCATCAGTATGTGGGTTCATTATAGCAGTGGGAATAAAGGAGAATCGTGATTCACTTTCTCCTCCATCACAATTTTCAGGTTTAGGAGACTTTAAAATGCTCAGGTATAATTACAATGATACATTTGGGTAGTCAAGACAAGAACAGGGCATGATACTTGTACCAAGTCCCAGGTCTCATCCTCCCTTATCTTCTTCCGCTTGGTTTTCTAGATAGGCTACATTTGTTAACGAACCCAGAGCTTTCAGTGTTCTTGCTGTAGCCAGCAGAGGCCATGAGTAGAAGCAGGAAAGTATTTCAGATGATGAGCCAAAGAAAGTACTAAGAAGGCAGGTAGGTAGGCTTTGAGTGCAGTGGTTATTCTGATCCAATGATGAATAGAAAGATTAGGTTTCAGGATTAGATGAAAATACTGAAGCACCATGAGGATATAACCATGCTGGCAAAGGACAAAGGATAGAAAGATCCAGATTATAGATGTGCATAGTTAACTGGGCATATTCATCAATATATTAATCTCCTCTATAAAAGAGAAGGCACCTTAAAATAATAATGGTAGATATGCACTGGGCAGCatccacagaaagaaaaagtatcaAATATAGCAGATTTTAGTAGTAAGTCCAACTAAATGAAAAGCATCTTTGTATGGAGTAGAAAGAGACAGGTAAATATCATTACCTGATAGCTGCTATTCCATGTCCAATTTCATGTACGACACCACTAATGAGGACTGCAGCAAAGAAGTAGGTCAGTTGGTTGACGGGTAAATTTATACCAGGAACCTGTTCATAGACACAATGAATACACACTTGGGTACCAAGAGACCACGATGTTCACTCTGTATTAAAACTTAAACTTCCAAACTGAATGTTctgtaaactaaaaataatatgaataccAATGATCCACTTCTCAATTtctatcacaataaaaataaaaacaccagtcAGTTTTTTGAATGAGGTGGTTTTTGAACTAAGCACACCAGTCTAAAGAGAACAGGAAACACCAGGTTAAAAAGTTGAAACGTTAGCTTCCTGAAGTCTTTACCATGGGAAAGAATTATGGACCCTGGCCAAGTGCCAGGGAAGGCAGAGTGACAGTGAAGGAGTCAGCAGCTGATCCACCCTCAAGGGCTGGAAGCCTGGTCTGGGAATTCTTATTACAATTCCTAGTCCTTCCTCTGAAGTGTTATTGCAAGGTTCTAAGTACTTATGCGAGTAATACAGGatgtccccacccctcctcaaTGAGTTTCATTTTAGTATTATCCAGTTGTATGAGAGCTGATAATTAAAGGCAGTGTAATAAAGTGCCTTACTAGTATGGGAGCACCATGCCCTCTATTTCATCAGTCTGTCTAATACACTGGTCAGCAAAATGGTATCAAAgtgatatataaatattatattaaaattgaaatttaatgCAGAAAGTAAGGCATTTGGACCATACAGACATGTTAAGGGCCAATAAAGAAGCCTTGCAATCATGTGCTCCTGACTGTTGTGCATGTAAGTTTGCTATTGTAAGGGCTgcacagtaaaatatttttagctaCTTAAGAATCTTCCTGTAAGGTAAATAATCATTACCAAGTTATGTCATCTGTTAAAAAGAGATTCTATAAATTAGGCTAAGTGGGGACACCAGGCATCATTATCCACttacttactgagcatctatttcTCACAATCCAGGCAGTGGGACCCTAAAGGTATCCTTCTGGAGGAAAGTCCTTTCTTTtattaattgttattttaaattaattataaaatatgtttaaagtagGGAAACTGGAAAACTCAAAGAAAAGTAGAAACCTATAATCCTGCtccacaaacacaaaacaaaaaacagttctCAGTGTTTTAATATATGTCCTTCCAGCCTTCTCATGTACAcataaaaattatacttttattataaatatgGTTCTGAAACCTGCccctttcacttaataatatcaCAAACATTTTCCCATGAGTATTTTCTggttcaaaatgatttttaatagctgcatTGTATTCCACGGAATATACTGTTGggcatttaattgttttaaaggtTTCTATTCTTATAAATACTGTGATAAACATAtttggatatatatacacaaatatttggGGGGAATAAACTTAGACAAGTATGGTTGGTTCAGGCTCTGGAGACACATCACGTGGATTTGTTGTTTTGGCTCCATCAATAACTAGCTAAGGGATGTTGAGGAAGTTTGGATTATTCCTCCAacacttcaatttcctcatcataaaaatggaaataatgatattTACATGAAAGGGTAATTCTGAAGATTACAAGAGATAATCCTTGTCAATTGTTTAACATTATGCCTAACAGAGAGGGTAACAAATACTATTATACACAAAATTTAAAGGACTTTGATACATATCAAACTGTTCTCTGAAAGACCCTTCCATAACCTTGGGCAAGCTCATTTTATTCAAATCTGCAATTTGAGAGGAATAGAAAGCATCATATTGTTTGATTTATAGTTCTTTGATGATTATTAAGCTGAACTTTCCTGCTACTTTTTGACCACCGATAGATCTTTTGTGAGTAGCCTATTCATGACTTGCCTATTTTTTCTCCTAGAATATTCATGTTTTTCTTATTGTCTGTAAGATCATTTCAAATATCAATTATCAGTCCTCTGTGATACATGTCACAGATGTATTCTCatcattttgccttttatttctagttttttgataTACAAAATTTTATGTAGTCAAATCTATCAATATTCATGGTTCCTGCCATTAGTATTATGCATATGTCTTTCCCATTCTGTGTTCATATAAGCAGAAAcctacttgtttttcttttagggtcttttatgatttcatgttttaATTGTAATTcaattggaatttatttttgtgtataacaAAGGAATTTCACTTTTAAGCCTTTTTTAGTAACTGAAGAGGAGATCCAAACCATGCTGCTTGAATGGCTTTCTAAATTCATTAATTCCAAGTGTCCTTTCTCTAGCTATGGAACTAGTTTtcaaagtcattatttttaatgtatgcatACTATTTCATTCACTGAGAATCCCCTAATTTAACCATTTCTCCAATTATATATTGTGGTTGTTTCCAAttcttcataataataaaaattaggaTAGAGTTGATGAATactattttttctatatttggaagtgttcccttaAGCTAGAGTTCCAGATATGGAAGTAAATGGTCAAAGGCTATGGACATTTTTATGATGCTCATTATGTGAAGTTCTCTTTACCCAGACCCTACTAAGCAGTTCTTTTCAAGAACATCACTGTACCTTTTTCTACACATCTGCTCCATTCCCATGTTGTCAGTCACCTGTCTATTCAAATctgtagtttccttttctctgaccTCTCTCTAAACTTAAGATTAATTCTCACAAATTCCCTCTATATTACAAAGTATCCAGGTTACCTTacctttatttcaaataaatcagTAGGCTTGATCCAATAGGATACTGATTCCTTCTCTTTATTATTTCAATGGATGTAATAATGAGATAAGGTAAGGATGTGAGTGTGTGACTATACCAACAGATGGTAGGTCTTATTTGCTGGCAACCATACTCAACTGCCCATCTGTTTTGGCCATGATCACACAGGGTATTAGATGTACCAGAATACTGATCTCTCAATAACACAGAGTGCCAGGTTTTTGAGAATTAATACTGAATGAAGCTGTAGGGAATTATAGAGTAAACAGAAAGTATGTTCTCCAAGCTGCAAGAGCTCATGTCAGGAGATAAAATAAACTTATACAAAAATATGCAGGGTAGACTACAGAAGGCAGCTGACTTCTTAATGGTTCCAAAGCTTGGCTCTCCTAACAGAGTCAATATTTTTGTGAGCTCTATGAATAAgctgaaaagcaaacagaagaaataatttattctctAAACAACACTTTGCCATTCAGgcaacgatttttttttttagatataacaccaaaagcacaaaaaacaaaagtagcaaaaaatcaaaaaatgggactacatcaaactcaaaagcttctacacagcaaaagaaacaatcaatagcagcctacagaatgggagaaaaatttctGCAAACC
Protein-coding regions in this window:
- the YY2 gene encoding transcription factor YY2, with protein sequence MASNDTFYITTENSEMSTNIVELRQIHMETIPVETIPVETIPVETIPVETMALESIEGCEDISGSWVHGGHHQLPLMALQPLVISSPNPGDHDQEMIMVQTQEEVVGYFESDNLQAGNVENQILIPVDDDAFQQTLASLAASASSSAHSHSRTRSSQGKKPSGKKSCAGSKAEAASSSKVVTKKWEQKQVSIKTLEGEFSVTMWSANNNTDLKTGQTEEHPAPNFSENMTEKKLPPEGIPGVDFSDPKQLAEFTRMKPQNTKDETPRTIACPHKGCMKMFRDNSAMRKHLHTHGPRVHVCAECGKAFVESSKLKRHQLVHTGEKPFQCTFEGCGKRFSLDFNLRTHVRIHTGEKPFVCPFDCCNRKFAQSTNLKSHILTHVKNKKSQ